The genomic DNA TTACAATAGCTAATCCTTCTGTAATAGCAGTGGGGATATTAATGGTTCCCACAACGTTGATAATGGCGACTGTACTTCCCGGAAACAGACTTCTTCCGCTTCCGGATATAGCTTATATGTCAATGTGGGTAGCAGCATGGCCCGTAGCATTTCATAAAGGAAACATAATAAGAGGATACATAACAACGGTTATTTGTACTGCTTTAATGCTGCTTGTAGCTACGAATATGGCATATATTCATACACAGCTTGCAATTGCCGGAGGATTTGAAATTCCAGCCGGTACGCTTATTTCTACAGAGGATGCGGGAACACACCTTCTGAGCTGGGTATTATGGAAGCTGTCGTTATTGTTCAAATTCTAATGCAGAAAAATACATAGAAAGGTGATTTTATGAAAAGTGTAAGAACAGTCTGCGGAAAAATTTCCGGTGATAGTATGGGATACACATTAGCACACGAACACTTGATAGTTTCACCGGAGCTTTCTGATAAAAAATATGATGACTACAGACTTCTGGATATAAATTTAATGTGTATGGAAGTGGAAAAATTCAAACAAAAATCAGGGAAAACCATAGTGGAGATGACCCCGTTGAATTACGGGAGAGATCCATTGAAATACAGAGAAATAGCCATACGGGAAAATATAAATATAATCTGCTGTACAGGCTTTCATAAAGAGGAATTTTTACCGGAGCTGGCTTTTAAGCTGACTGAAACTGACCTTATAAATATGCTTTTGGAGGAAATAAACAATGGGATGGACGGTACTGATATCTGTCCCGGAGTTATAAAATGCGGAACCAGTTATAATAATATTACAGAAACAGAAGTAAAGATAATAAAAGCAGCGGCTAAGGTACATATACTAACGGGAATTCCGGTAAGTACACATTGTGATAAAGGAACAATGATGCTGGAACAGGGAGAACTTTTAGTAAAAAACGGAGTAAAGCCTGAAAATATACTGCTGGGACATACAGATGTCCAGAAAGATTTAAATATACAGCTGGAAGCTTTGAAAAGAGGATTTAATATTTTAACAGATCATGTAGGGCGTGAACTTGATAATATTGATGAAGACAGGATAAGAAAAATAGAAATAATGATCAGGGAAGGGTTTGGAGGTCAGTTATTTCTTTCAGGTGATATGGGTAAAAAAGACTATGTCACAGCCTATGGAGGCAGGCCGGGACTTGATTATATATTGGGAGTATTTAAGGATAAGTTTGTCAGGGAAATAGGCAGGGAATATTTTGATAAGATCACGATAGACAATCCAAAAAGATTTTTCAGCTTTTGAACTAAATATAAAATTTTATAAACTGCAAGAAATGAGAGGAGCCGAAGATGAAAATATCATCATTTAAGATATATGAAGTGAAGCCCAGATGGATTTTTATAAAAATAATAACTGATGAAGGAATAGAAGGCTGGGGTGAAATGATTTCGGGAACTAAAACCGAAACTGTTACAGCATGTGCCAATGAGATGTGTAAAAAATTATTAGGACGTGATCCTTTTGATATAGAAGCATTATGGCAGGAATTATACAGATCGTTTTTCAGAGGCGGGCCTGTGAATATGACCGTAATTTCAGGAATAGAAACAGCATTATGGGATATAAAAGGAAAGTATTATAATATGCCTGTTTATGAGTTTTTGGGCGGAAAAGTCAGGGATAAACTGAAAGTATACTCATGGATCGGAGGGGACAGACCAAATAATGTAGCCGAGGAGGCGAAGCAGCGTTTTGATCAGGGATTTACAGCAGTGAAAATGAATGCTACAGAGGAGCTTCACTATATAGATTCATATGAAAAAGTAGATCAGGTACTGGAAAGAATGAATTCAATAAAGGAACTGCTTGGTAATAAAATACAGGTAGGTATTGATTTTCACGGAAGAGTTCATAAACCTATGGCAAAAATACTTATCAAGGAGCTGGAGCCTTTCAGACCGATGTTTATAGAAGAGCCGGTGCTTCCCGAGAACTGGGATGCAATAATTGATACAGCTAAAAATTCTCCCATACCAATAGCTACAGGAGAAAGATTAAGTACAAGATGGGAATTCAAAAGATTGTTTAACAACAATTCCGTGGATATAATCCAGCCGGATGTAGCTCTTGCCGGAGGAATACTGGAAACAAGAAAAATAGCTGCAGCAGCGGAAATGTATGATATAGCAGTAGCACCTCATGCACCTTACGGTCCTGTAGCTCTTGCAGCTACATTACAGCTTGATATGTGTACGCCTAACGTTTTTATACAGGAGCAGAGTCTTGGGATTCACTATAATAAAGGGTTTGATCTGATAGATTTTGTAAAGAACAAAGAGATATTCATGTTTAAGGATGGTTATCTGGATGTACCCGAAAAACCGGGGCTGGGAATAGAAATTGATGAAGAGCTTGTAAAGAAAGTGTCAGCAGAAGGACTCGTCTGGACTAATCCAAAATGGAAAAACTATGACGGAACTATAGCTGAATGGTAGTAGTTAAAGGCAGGAGGAAAAATGAATAAGTCAAAAATAACCGGGATTTTGAGAAATGTAAAAAAAGAGGATGTCCTAAAAGTAGGGGAAATACTGATAAAACACAATATCAAGGATTTTGAGGTAACATATAATACAAAGGATTCATTGGAAATAGTAAAAATGCTGAAAAAAGAGTTTCCAGAAGCCAGAATAGGAATGGGCACCATATTAAATGTGGAAGAATTAAAAAAAGCCGAAGAATCCGGGGCAGAATTTATTCTTACACCATCAGTGAATGAAGAGGTACTGAGATATTCCGGAAAAAATAATATTGATCTGATAACGGGAGTTTTTTCACCGAGTGAAGTCGCACTTGCTTTGAGATACGGCTTTAATTATCTGAAATTATTTCCTGCCATTGACCTTCCCGATTCATATATAAATAATCTCATGGGACCGTTTGATAAAGTGGAATTTATGGCTGTGGGCGGTGTAGAGAAAGATAATATAACAGATTTTTTCAAAGCAGGGTTCAAATCTGTGGGAATGGGATCAAGTCTTATAAAAAAATCGTATCTGGAAAGTAAGGATTGGGAAAAGTTGGAAAAGCATGTTAAGGAAATAGCAGAAATAATAGAAACTGTGTGAATTTCTCAGATAAATAAAAAAGGACTGTGCTGAAATAACAGCTGCATAGTCCTTTTTAATATTAAATTTTTATTTCCCGGTGTTATTCGGATACAACTGTAAAACGCTCCTGTAAATGCTTTGGGAGCTCGGCTTCATCAAGCATCGCTATTGCGTAATCTGCATAACTGATAGTGCTTAAACCTTTACTGTTAGTCATAAGTTCCTCGCCGCCTGCTTTATATTTCCCTGTACGTACGCCTTCAGCTGAAAAGTCTGCCGAAGGACTAAGATATGTCCAGTTAACATCTTTTCTTGTTCTAAGAGCATCAAAAGCCTCACCCATATTTGATGCCAGAGGCTTGAACATGTCCGGAAAATCAGGAGTATCCATTAAACGTAATTTATGTTCAGGATCAACGTACAGACTTCCAGCACCTCCTACCACAAGTAAACGAACTGGCTTTTCGGCCAGAATATCCGAAAGATGTGCAAGGGAAGTTTTATGCTGATACAGCTGATCTTCTGCCCAGACAGCAAATGCATCTATAACAGCATCATTTTCTTTTAGATCATCATAAGTAAGATCAAATAAGTCTTTTTCCAAAATTTTTACCTGTGTGTTATTTACTTTGCTGCTGTCACGTACCACTGCTGTTACCTCATGACCTCTCTCTAAAGCCTCCTTTACTATCAGACTTCCTGCTTTTCCATTCGCACCGATTACTGCTATTTTCATAATTTACCCTCCTGAATATTTATTTGATTTTTTATTTATAATAATATATTATAATAGTATGGATGAATTGTAAAGTAAGCACTTTTTTGTGCTATAGTATCTTTTGGGAAACTATTGTGATAAATAAAGACTTTTGGAGGAATGAAAATGAAAAAAGAATTACCTGCCTGCCCTGTTGAAGTAACACTTCAGTTAATAGGGGATAAATGGAAAGTACTGATTTTACGTGATTTAATGGATGGTACAAAGCGTTTTGGAGTATTGAAAAAAGGAATTAACGGTGTATCACAGAAAGTACTTACCGCGAATCTGCGTATGATGGAAACGAGTGGACTGGTTTCAAGGAAGGTATATGCAGAGGTACCGCCAAGGGTAGAGTATACTCTGACGAAGACAGGCTATAGTCTGAAGCCTGTTCTTGATGTGATGACTGTCTGGGGGGAAGAGTATAAAGAGAAAATGGAATAGATTTTTTAAAATAAAATGATCCTGTATAAACTAATTACACAGGATCATTTTATTTATAATTTACCTATATCGCACACACTTATCTGAACGACACATTTTTTACCGCCGTTTTTTTCACACTTTTTTATAGATTTTTCTTCTGCACGTTCTTTCTTTGTGGAATCTCCTTTAGTCCAGTAAATAATGGTATCATAGCCATAGATATTATCAGCTTTTGAATATGCAAGAGACCCGCATTGCTTGTAGCGTATTGTTCCTAAAAATTTACAGTTAGGACTTCCGCAGTTAGATAAAACATCAGTTTTAAGACTGTTTTTTGATCGGTAGGATGCTCCCCAGGCATATTCACCCGTGGAAGGATCAACAGCAATTGCTGCATAGTATTTGTCATCCGCAGTTTCGGTATATCCCCCGCCTGATGCAGGATAACACTGATTGTCACCGGGATTAAAGACTCCGTTGGGACCGCACATACTATCTGCTAAACTCATAACTCCGTTTAATAAAAATAAAGTTACAATAAAAAATAATATTTTTTTCATAGTAATCTCCTTTTAAAATCATTTTTTAAATAAGTTAATTATATAAATTATTTTTTTATTTGTCAATTGATTGTTAAATAAAGAATAATCTGGAATAATTTATAATTACAGAAGGTTCCATATAGTTTTAGAAGTGTATTTTTACAGTTGTTTTTCAGGAATAAAGAATTAAAAACGAAAGCATAAAAAACTAACCCAGAAACACAAATATATGATATAATTACATAACAGGAAAAAAAAGGAGAATATTATGAAACCAATAGTTGCAATAGTCGGGAGACCTAATGTAGGAAAGTCAACACTTTTTAACAAGCTGATAGGAGAAAGATTATCGATAGTAAAGGATGTGCCCGGAGTTACAAGGGACAGATTATATAGAGACGTTGAATGGTCAGGAAAAGAATTTACTCTGGTGGATACCGGAGGTCTGGAGCCTAAAACACAGGATTTTATTATGAGTAAGATAAAAGATCAGGCTCAGGTAGCTATAGATGAGGCAGATGTAGTTGTATTTCTTGTAGACGGGAAATATGGAATAACAGGTCTAGATGAGGAAGTAGCCGCTGTTCTGAGAAAGAAAGACAAGAAAGTAATAGTTGCAGTAAATAAAATAGACAATTATATAAAAAATCAGGATAGAATATATGAGTTTTTTGGTCTTGGATTCGAGGAAGTAATCGGGATTTCCGGAGAGCATAAGGTTAATCTAGGGGATCTTCTGGATGCAATAATAGGCAAGTTTGAGAAAATGAATACTGTTCAGGAAGAGGAAGTACTGAGTATAGCTGTTCTCGGGAGACCAAATGCCGGAAAATCATCACTTGTAAATAAGATACTGAATAAGGAAAGAAGTATAGTCAGTGATATAGCAGGAACAACAAGAGATTCCATTGACTCTGATTTCAGATATAAAAACAGAAAATACAGAATAATAGATACTGCCGGAATCAGAAGAAAATCAAAAATAGATGATTCTATAGAATATTACAGCGTATTGAGAGCGATAAAAGCTATTAACAGAGCTGATGTATGTGTACTTATGCTGGACTCTACAGAGCTTGTAACAGAGCAGGACAAAAGAGTGGCCGGCTTAATACATGATGAAAAAAAACCGCTGATAATAGCCATAAATAAATGGGATCTTATAGAGAAAGATAATTCTACTGTAAAGCAGTTTACAGAGCTGGTAAAAACAGAGCTTCCGTTTTTGAGCTATGCTCCGGTAATAACAATGTCTGCTTTGACAGGTCAGAGGGTTATGCCTATTCTGGATCAGATTAATGACGTATTTGAGGAATATAACAAAAAAATATCAACAGGTGTTCTTAATCAGGTACTTGGTGAGATGATTGCGGTTAATCCCGTACCTACCAGAAAGGGAAGAGCAGTAAAAATAAATTATGTAACACAGATCGGAGTGGCACCGCCAAGGTTTGTATTTTTTGCAAATGATCCCGAGCTTGTACATTTTTCATATAAAAGATATCTGGAAAATAAATTCAGAGAATATTTTGGCTTTGAGGGGTCACCTATCGAATTTATCTTTAATAAGAAGAGTGAAAGGAATTTTTAATGAATATTGAAAAGACAAAAGATAAGCTGGTTACACTTGTCTTGTGTTTGGTATGTTTATTTCTTATAACAAAGGTTCTGCCGTATTTTGTACCGTTTTTAAATGTAATACTCAGTGCTTTGATACCGTTTATTCTTGCTTTTGTTATTACTTATGTTCTTGAGCCGGCAGTGGAGTTTTTGGAGAAAAAACTGAATTTTAAGAGAATGAGTGCTTTTATGATAGTTTATTTTGTAGTGATGTTTGTTTTTATTGCTATGGTTCTGGCTCTTATACCGGAAGTGGTGAATCAGTTTAACAGCATGATAAGCTTTATAATAAACCATCAGGGAGAAATACAGCTGAAGGTCTCAAAATATATAGAGCACTCTCATATAAACATATCAGAGATAGTGTATAAGCTGAAGGAATGGTTTTTCAGATATATATTTAGTCTTCTGAATTCTGGAATTTCGCTTATAAAAGCATTTTTCAGTATAGTTTTTATGACTCCGATCTTTTTATTTTTACTTATGAAGGATTACCGAAGTCTGAAAATGAAGCTGAAGCTTCGGATACTGGAAGCTGACAGAAGAGATATAATAATAATAATGCGTAATATAGACGTGGTTCTGGGAAAATATGTCAAAGGCAAGCTGATAGACTGTTTTTTGGTTGGGACATTAGTGTATATTATTTTTTCAATATTAGGACTAAAGTTTGCCCTTTTATTTTCATTTATAATCGGGGTAACTAATCTGATTCCTTATGTAGGACCTGTGATTGGCGCAATTCCTGCCTGTTTGTTTGCTCTGCTTCAGTCATTTAATATATTTATAGGTGTTCTGATAGCAATAGTATTTATACAGACACTGGAATCAGTATTTCTTGTACCGTATATAACGAGTAAAACCGTGGAAATACATGAGATTACGACCCTTCTTGTTTTGCTTATAGGGGGAAGTCTTTTCGGGATAATCGGTGCCTTGCTGGCAATTCCGGTTTATCTTGTAATAAAAGTAATATATGAATATTATAAAAATAATAAAGGGGTATAAAATGAGAAAATACAGAGAAGTCAGAGAGATATTGATAATTCTGGTATTAGTCCTGCTGGCATTATATTTGTTTTTTCAAAATTACAAATATGTACAGAAACCGGTAAATATAGTAATAGGTGCATTGGTACCTTTTATTTCATCATTTATAATAGTTTATTGTCTTATGCCTTTTATAGACGTACTTTCAAAAAAATTAAGAATTAATAAAAAAATATCTATTGTTATAGTTTTCAGTATTTTTATTTTATTTCTTTTATATATAGTAATTTCGATACTTCCGTTAGTGATAAAGCAGTTTAACGGTCTGATCAGATATTTTGTCAATAATCAGGGACAGATTCAGAAAGAGATAAATGAATTTCTTGACGGAACAAATATTGACCTAAAATCAGTGGTGGGTAAAGTAAGGGAATATTTATTTTCCAATTCTATGAATCTCATAAATTCCAGTATAGCTTTATTTTCGGGATTATTTAGTTTTATGTTTATGACTCCCATTTTTACAGTTATGCTTCTGTTCAGTTATGACAGCATAAAAACAGGGCTTAGAAAAAGTCTTATCAGAAATAAAAAAAGAAATATACTTCCGCTTCTTAAAGATATTGATGACGCTGTAGGAAAATATATTAAGGTAACACTGCTTGACTGTTTTATAATAGGTACTCTTTCAAGCATTGTATTTTATTTTTTAAAGGTTGATTATATGCAGTTATTTTCAATAATAATAGGGGTAGGAAATCTGATACCGTTTATAGGGCCTTTTATAAGCATAGTTCCGGTTTTGATATATGCTGCAACTAAATCTCTGAATTTATTTATAAGTATTCTGGTGATTATTACAGTACTTCAGGGGATCGAAGCAAATATAGTAAAACCATGGCTGACAAGTAAATCTGTGAATATTCATCCTATAACAACTCTTCTTGTTATTTTGATAGGCGGTTCGCTGTTTGGAATAATAGGTGCTTTTATTGCTATACCGGTATATATCATAATAAAATTGATATTTCAGTTTTATAGAAAAAAAATTAAATAAGTAATAAAATAAAATATGAAGTGACGGCTGGAGTCCTTTATAAAAAGGGGAAAATAAAGAAAATAAATTAAAATCTTGACAAATGAGCTAAAAAGATATATAGTTGTAGATACAGGTAAGTGAAGGAAGTGAGAAATATGAGTAAATGTAGAAAAGAATCAAAATTTGATGACTGTCTATATTTCACTATTTCTAGATTATTCAGAATAGCGAATAAGTATGCAGAGGATGCATTCTCAGATCTAGAGATTTGCCCGACACACGGGTACCTGATGATACTTTTAGATGAACAGAGAGAAGGATTATCAGTTAGTGAAATAGCAGATAAGTTAGCAATTGCTCCATCCACAGTAACCAGATTTGTAGATAAACTTACAGAAAAGGGATTAGTGGAAAGAGAAAAAGAAGGAAAAAAGTCGTATACCAAAATTACAAAAAAAGGAATAGCAGAAATGGATTCAGTTTTTCAGGCATGGCAGAGAATTAATGACAAGTTCATAAGAAAAATTAGTAATCTTCCATATTTAAAAGGAATTTCAAAAGATATGGGACAGCTTGCTGACTATTTAGAGGAAGGCGAAAAATTTGAGATAGACTTTACAATTTAACTATGATTCATGTAAAATATTCCAGCTGTTACAGTTTGGGATATTTTTTTATTGATTGATTTTTGACTAGTTGTGTTATTATAAAAAATAATGTAATATATGAATACGGCAATATAAAATCAATCGGGAGGCGGACTTATGAAACTAAAAACGGCATTTATAGGATTTGGAAAAAGTACGACGAGATATCATCTTCCTTATGTTTTGAGACGGGATAATATTGAAGTAACAGCAATATACAGCAGAAAAAGAAAACCTGAACTTGAGGAAAATTATAAGGAATACAATATAGAATTTACTGATAATCTTCAGGATATTTTGAATAATAAGGAAATATTACTGGTTTCTGTGTGTTCTCCGCTTCAGACACATTATGAATTTGCTAAAAGATGTCTTGAAGCAGGAAAAAATGTGCTTGTAGAGAAGCCTTTTACAGAAACAACAGAAGAAGCAAAAGAGCTTTTCGATCTTGCAAAGGAAAAGGGACTGGTTATAATGCCTTATCAGAACAGGAGATTTGATTCTGATTTTTTGCTTTTTAAAGAAGCTCTGAAAAATAAAAATCTGGGAGAAATAGTGGAGATAGAGTCGCATTTTGACAGATTCAGACCTGAGGAAGCAGTAAAGCCCGGGACACCTGTAGATGGAGTATTCTGGGGACTTGGTTCACATGCATTAGATCAGATGATATCAATATTCGGAAAGCCGAAAAAAATATATTATGACATAAGAAGTCTGAGAGATAAAACAAAGCCCGATGATTATTACCATGTAGAGTTATTTTATGACAATATTAAGGTCATAGTAAAATCAAGCCATTTAGTACTGCTGGAATATCCCAAATTTATTATACAGGGAAAAAACGGAAGTTTTATCAAATATGGAATTGATAAACAGGAAGAATATCTGAAAGCCGGGACTATGCCATGGGAAAAAGGATTCGGGGAAGAGCCGGAAGAAAATTACGGACAGTTTGCATATATTGATAATGGAGGAAGAATGAGGAAAGATATTATGCACACTATTTCGGGTGATTATGGAAGAATATATGATAATCTTTATGAGGCTATCATAAATAAGAAAAAAAAGCTCATATCCGACGAGGAAGCACTTATGCTCTTGGAAATATTAACAATAGGAATAAAATGTCCTAATCCGAAAATTATAGACTTTAAATAGGGTAATTTTGTACAGGAGAGATGTTTTATAATTATGGATATTTAAATAATACTATAAAAGGGACTGTATCAAAATAGAATTTTTATAATTTAAATATGAAATAGTGTGATTTACACTATATTTATAAATAAATTCTGAATTAATTTCTACTTTGATACAGTCCCTTTTGGATGTTAGTAAATTTATTAATTAAAATACCGCTTTTAAGGATAATCCGATTCTAAAATCTTCCTGATCATGTTCTCCGGCTGAATATTCACCTGTTAAGAAAATTCCGTATCTTTCTTCTGCTTCAGTTCCTATTTCAGCTCTTGTTTTAAATGTACCGTATTCATCCTGCGGTTTTGCAAGATCGTGATATCCGTCTTCTATAGCTATTAATCTTGCTTTTTCTCTTTTATTTAAGTCAGCCAGCTCATATTCATATGCAATATCCAATACTCCTTTTAATTTCCATGCTGTTTTTGTTCCCAGCGGAATGGAGCTGTCTAATTTTATCCCTGCTTTTGGTTTTACACTCCAAGCATCATTTTTATCTATTTTTAGTCTCTCCAGTCCCTCTTCTTCGAATGTCGGTCTTATTACATACATAATTTCTAATCCGGCATACGGCATAATGTTACTATTTTTATTTATACCAAATTCACGCCCCAGAATATTATTCGATGTTAAGCTGTAAGTCTGGAAGCTTCCGTTAAGCTCCGATCTTTCTGAGGAATCCCAGTCTATATTTCTGTCTATATTATGATTGCTCAACCGTCCTGTAAAGTCATTTTTTACAATCCAGTCACCCGATTTGTATTTGCTGTGTATACCTAACTGGATAGTGTCTACCCATTCCTCACTGTCATTTCCGTCCTGGAATTCAAAGCCGGTATGAACATAGCCAAGTGAATATCCAAAGGTGTGTCTGTATGTTCTTTCGACTTCTCTGAGTGCCAGAGCACCTGCTGTTTCATAATCATAGTCTGTAACACCGCTTGTATTTTCCTTTACAGTTCCTTTTCCTGTGATTACATTTATTTTTACATTTTCTTTTGTGTTATTTTTGGAATTCTGCAATAAATCCAGCGAGCTTGTTAATATATCAGCTATTGTTTTTTCTCTTTGGTTTATGTTGGCGTAAATTTCTCCTGACAGGGCGGAAATATTATTTCTAAAGGCATTCTCATTGGTTATTTGATCAATTTTATCATAGATTTCACCTTTTTCATCCGTACCGCTTGAAGTCAGATAATTTTCCTCCAGTGTTCTGCCAAATTCTTCAAACCACAGCCCCTTTGTAAATAAATTATAATCTTTTCTTTCTGCATAAATATCGTAGCCGCCTTTTGAATTTTTTACCGTAGTTATATCCCATGTCAGCGATCCACTTTTCATAATTACTGCTCCTGTGGGTGTAGCTATTGTCCCGTCTTTTGTTAATATAACATTCTCTATTTTATATGTATTTGCTGTTGTTCCTTTTGTATAAGTGGGCGCTACTGTTATTGAGTCAGTTATGGTAAGAGAATTAGCCTGTAAATAGGGGTCTTTTGAAGTATAAATAATAAAATCATGCGGAACTGTAGTGTCACCCAGCTGTAATGTGGATGGATCAGGAGTTATAATAAGATTTAGACCTTCTAATTTGAAATTATCATTTACAACAACTAATCCGGATGTTTTCAATATAGGGTTTATATATATTGCGGCATCTTCATCTGCTTTGATTTCCTCTGATGTTCCTGTTACTAACGAATCTATGTAAATACTGCCGCTGTTTAAGACAATTGTTCCCGAGGCAGTTAATATTCCTGTACTGTTGGCTCCATATATCTGTATGCTTCCTTTATTATCTACCACAGAGCCGCTTAATGCATGGATTCCTACAGAATTATCACCTCTCATGATAATAGTTCCGTTATTTGTGATTGTAGAGTTTTGTAATGCTATCCCCGTAGAGTCATTTCCGGTTAATTCGATTAATCCGTTATTTATTGCATTTGAATTAATGGTATAAATTCCGAATGCGCCGTTTGAAGCTGATTTTATATTTCCGTTGTTTATTATCACAGGCTGATTGTCAATGTTTGCTTCAGAGCTGTCCGAGTATATTCCAACTCCGTTTTTACCTACATTTATATCAATACCTGCTCCGTTGGTAATTTTTGAATTGATTCCGTATATTCCTATGGAATAGTTGCTTGCTGTTGTATTAACTGAATTATCAGCATTAAGGACTACAAGTGAATCCCCTAAAGTTATGCTCCCTTTATTTGAAACAGTTCCGTTTTCCGAATATATTCCTGTGTTTCCTGTTCCGGAAATTCCTGTTATTGCTCCGTTATTTGTCAGGTCTCCGTTTAGTATGACAAAGCCGTTGCTGGCATTGCTTTTCATAAGGATATCCAGATTGTTTGTTATTCTGCTTGGACCTTCGGCATGAATATATGTGGAGCTGTCACCCAGTTCTACCTTTGCAGCTGTTGAAGCAGTATTAAGGATTCCGCCATTTTTAAAAACGAATCCAAATGAATTATCACCTATTTTTATATCATTAGTAGTGTTGATATCTATTGTTCCGGCTTGTCTGGAATAAACTCCTACTGACTGATTTCCTGTCTCCAGTGTGCTTCCGGCATTGAAAACAGCGGTACCGCCGCCGAAATATATACCGATTGATTCATTTCCTATTTTCAAAATACCGTTTTGATTTACTGTACTTTCCAAGTTATAAATACCTACAGATTTATTTCCTGCAATTATATTATTTGAATTAATGATTCCCGGATTTGAGCTGCTGTAATAAATTCCTGTACTGGAATTTAATATATCTGTAGAATCACCTACTGTAATAGTTCCATAATGATTAATAACTAAAGGATTATCACCTTTTGTATAAATACCTACTGACTGATCTCCTAAAAGCTTTATATTTCCGTAATTATCTACATTTCCGCTTATATTGTCAATATGTATTCCTATGATATCAGATTTTATTCCGTTTAAATCTCCATAATTGATTACAGTATTCCCGTTTTTCAGATATAGTGCATCTGAACCTTTTCCCACAGTTATATTTCCGGTATTTTCTATTTTAGAGCCTGCATCTTTTCCGCTGATTCCGGCAGAATTGTCTCCTACATTCAAGGTTCCG from Sebaldella termitidis ATCC 33386 includes the following:
- a CDS encoding MarR family winged helix-turn-helix transcriptional regulator, giving the protein MSKCRKESKFDDCLYFTISRLFRIANKYAEDAFSDLEICPTHGYLMILLDEQREGLSVSEIADKLAIAPSTVTRFVDKLTEKGLVEREKEGKKSYTKITKKGIAEMDSVFQAWQRINDKFIRKISNLPYLKGISKDMGQLADYLEEGEKFEIDFTI
- a CDS encoding oxidoreductase is translated as MKLKTAFIGFGKSTTRYHLPYVLRRDNIEVTAIYSRKRKPELEENYKEYNIEFTDNLQDILNNKEILLVSVCSPLQTHYEFAKRCLEAGKNVLVEKPFTETTEEAKELFDLAKEKGLVIMPYQNRRFDSDFLLFKEALKNKNLGEIVEIESHFDRFRPEEAVKPGTPVDGVFWGLGSHALDQMISIFGKPKKIYYDIRSLRDKTKPDDYYHVELFYDNIKVIVKSSHLVLLEYPKFIIQGKNGSFIKYGIDKQEEYLKAGTMPWEKGFGEEPEENYGQFAYIDNGGRMRKDIMHTISGDYGRIYDNLYEAIINKKKKLISDEEALMLLEILTIGIKCPNPKIIDFK
- a CDS encoding AI-2E family transporter gives rise to the protein MRKYREVREILIILVLVLLALYLFFQNYKYVQKPVNIVIGALVPFISSFIIVYCLMPFIDVLSKKLRINKKISIVIVFSIFILFLLYIVISILPLVIKQFNGLIRYFVNNQGQIQKEINEFLDGTNIDLKSVVGKVREYLFSNSMNLINSSIALFSGLFSFMFMTPIFTVMLLFSYDSIKTGLRKSLIRNKKRNILPLLKDIDDAVGKYIKVTLLDCFIIGTLSSIVFYFLKVDYMQLFSIIIGVGNLIPFIGPFISIVPVLIYAATKSLNLFISILVIITVLQGIEANIVKPWLTSKSVNIHPITTLLVILIGGSLFGIIGAFIAIPVYIIIKLIFQFYRKKIK
- a CDS encoding AI-2E family transporter, which translates into the protein MNIEKTKDKLVTLVLCLVCLFLITKVLPYFVPFLNVILSALIPFILAFVITYVLEPAVEFLEKKLNFKRMSAFMIVYFVVMFVFIAMVLALIPEVVNQFNSMISFIINHQGEIQLKVSKYIEHSHINISEIVYKLKEWFFRYIFSLLNSGISLIKAFFSIVFMTPIFLFLLMKDYRSLKMKLKLRILEADRRDIIIIMRNIDVVLGKYVKGKLIDCFLVGTLVYIIFSILGLKFALLFSFIIGVTNLIPYVGPVIGAIPACLFALLQSFNIFIGVLIAIVFIQTLESVFLVPYITSKTVEIHEITTLLVLLIGGSLFGIIGALLAIPVYLVIKVIYEYYKNNKGV